A window from Enterocloster bolteae encodes these proteins:
- a CDS encoding sugar ABC transporter ATP-binding protein: MMNNNTPLLEMRNIKKDFFGNQVLTDINFTLNAGEVLGLVGENGAGKSTLMKLLFGMDVIRETGGYGGDVLINGEKVSFSTPFDALEAGIGMVHQEFSLIPGFTATDNILLNREPKKKNIISEIFGDRLDTLDYKEMAERSEQAIDKMGVKIDAKMVISDMPVGHKQFTEIARELSKDNLKLLILDEPTAVLTEKEAEALLDSIRGMAAKGIAVIFITHRLHEILTVCDKVVIMRDGYVVKDVPAKETDVADITKWMVGRNIQTTARADIRINPDAKNIMSIRNLWVDMSGETVRNVDLDIKEGEILGIGGLAGQGKLGIPNGIMGLCEAGGKVEFDGKPIPLNNPRKCLDASLAFVSEDRRDVGLLLDETLEWNIAFSAMQIHDKFLKKYLGGMITWRDEKAIHEVTQKYIDELKIKCTSSKQKAKELSGGNQQKVCLAKAFALEPKFLFVSEPTRGIDVGAKSLVLDALKQFNKEHGVTVVMISSELEELRTTCDRIAIVSGGKIAGILPATESSEEFGMLMVSQVK, from the coding sequence AGATGCGCAATATCAAGAAGGATTTTTTTGGCAATCAGGTCTTGACTGATATTAACTTTACACTGAATGCCGGCGAGGTACTGGGTCTTGTCGGTGAAAATGGTGCCGGTAAAAGTACATTGATGAAACTCCTTTTTGGAATGGATGTGATTAGGGAAACCGGCGGATATGGCGGAGACGTCCTGATTAATGGCGAGAAGGTCAGCTTCTCAACACCCTTTGATGCATTGGAGGCCGGAATCGGCATGGTGCATCAGGAATTTTCATTAATACCGGGATTCACGGCAACAGATAATATACTGCTCAACCGTGAACCAAAGAAAAAGAATATAATCTCGGAAATTTTCGGTGACAGATTAGATACCCTTGATTATAAGGAGATGGCCGAACGTTCTGAGCAGGCTATTGATAAGATGGGCGTTAAGATTGACGCCAAAATGGTTATCAGCGATATGCCCGTGGGTCATAAGCAGTTTACTGAGATCGCGAGAGAGCTCAGCAAGGATAATCTGAAACTGCTGATACTGGATGAGCCGACGGCTGTTCTGACGGAAAAAGAGGCAGAGGCACTGCTGGATTCCATCCGCGGCATGGCTGCCAAAGGCATTGCCGTGATTTTCATTACACACCGGCTTCATGAGATTCTGACAGTCTGTGACAAGGTGGTTATCATGCGGGACGGCTACGTTGTAAAGGACGTGCCTGCAAAGGAAACGGATGTTGCGGATATTACAAAGTGGATGGTGGGAAGAAATATCCAGACCACGGCCAGGGCGGATATCCGGATTAATCCGGATGCAAAGAATATCATGTCTATCCGCAATCTCTGGGTGGATATGTCAGGTGAGACAGTGCGCAATGTAGATCTTGATATCAAGGAAGGCGAGATTCTTGGTATAGGCGGACTGGCCGGTCAGGGAAAGCTGGGCATTCCAAACGGAATCATGGGGCTGTGCGAGGCGGGCGGCAAAGTGGAATTTGACGGCAAGCCCATTCCTCTTAACAACCCAAGAAAATGTCTGGACGCCTCTCTGGCCTTTGTTTCTGAGGACAGAAGGGACGTGGGACTCCTTCTCGATGAAACCCTTGAGTGGAATATTGCATTTTCAGCCATGCAGATTCATGATAAATTCCTCAAGAAATACCTTGGAGGAATGATTACCTGGAGAGATGAAAAGGCAATCCACGAAGTGACCCAAAAATACATAGACGAGCTAAAGATAAAATGCACCAGCTCCAAGCAAAAGGCAAAGGAGCTTTCCGGTGGAAACCAGCAGAAAGTGTGTCTGGCAAAGGCCTTTGCACTTGAACCTAAATTCCTGTTTGTATCCGAGCCTACGAGAGGTATTGATGTGGGCGCGAAATCATTGGTACTGGATGCTCTTAAGCAGTTCAACAAGGAGCATGGAGTTACCGTTGTCATGATTTCCTCTGAGCTGGAGGAACTGAGGACCACGTGTGACCGTATTGCCATTGTTTCGGGCGGTAAGATTGCTGGAATCCTGCCGGCGACCGAATCTTCAGAAGAATTCGGTATGCTCATGGTCAGCCAGGTTAAATAA
- a CDS encoding ABC transporter permease subunit, translated as MGKIQDSTINPGKKTKIRELIDNFGLPRLIIAGFLLALFILAPIVGADLPTQITNTINRFSWNAVLVLAMVPMVHSGCGLNFGLPLGIISGLLGATMSIQFGFTGPVSFFMAILIATPFALIFGGGYGWLLNKIKGGEMMIATYVGFSSVSFMCMMWLLLPYSSPTMVWGLSGKGLRTTISLEGFYDKALANFLQINIGKISIPTGSLLFFAFLAFLMWAFLHTKTGTAMTAVGSNPNFARASGINIDKTRMLSVIMSTWLAAVGILMYEQGFGFIQLYMAPFYMALPAVSAILIGGASVNKASITNVIIGTFLFQGIVTMTPTVMNSMIHMDMSEVIRIVVSNGMILYALTRKTEGSK; from the coding sequence ATGGGAAAAATACAAGATAGTACAATAAATCCTGGGAAGAAGACGAAAATCAGGGAATTGATTGACAACTTCGGTCTGCCGAGGCTGATCATTGCCGGATTTCTTTTGGCGCTCTTCATTCTGGCGCCAATCGTCGGAGCGGATCTTCCCACACAGATAACCAACACGATTAACCGTTTCAGCTGGAATGCCGTCCTGGTACTGGCAATGGTGCCCATGGTGCATTCGGGCTGCGGGCTTAATTTCGGCCTTCCGTTAGGCATTATCTCCGGTCTTCTGGGTGCGACCATGTCCATTCAGTTTGGCTTTACCGGACCTGTCAGCTTTTTCATGGCTATTCTGATAGCTACTCCGTTTGCGCTGATCTTTGGCGGCGGCTACGGCTGGCTGCTCAACAAGATTAAAGGCGGCGAGATGATGATTGCCACTTATGTGGGCTTTTCATCCGTATCCTTTATGTGTATGATGTGGCTTTTACTGCCATACAGCAGTCCCACCATGGTTTGGGGATTGTCAGGCAAAGGCCTTCGTACAACAATCTCACTGGAGGGTTTTTACGATAAGGCATTGGCCAATTTCCTGCAGATTAATATCGGTAAGATTTCCATACCTACAGGCAGCCTCCTGTTCTTTGCCTTTCTTGCCTTCCTTATGTGGGCGTTCCTTCACACCAAGACCGGTACTGCCATGACAGCAGTGGGCTCCAATCCCAATTTTGCCAGGGCATCCGGCATCAATATTGATAAGACGAGAATGCTTTCCGTCATCATGTCTACCTGGCTTGCCGCGGTGGGCATCCTGATGTATGAGCAGGGTTTCGGCTTTATCCAGCTTTACATGGCGCCCTTCTATATGGCGCTTCCGGCAGTGTCTGCAATCCTGATTGGAGGCGCTTCAGTCAATAAGGCATCCATTACCAATGTAATCATAGGTACGTTCCTGTTCCAGGGCATTGTTACCATGACCCCAACGGTAATGAATTCCATGATTCATATGGATATGAGCGAGGTTATCCGTATCGTTGTTTCCAATGGTATGATTCTTTATGCTCTGACCAGAAAGACGGAGGGATCAAAATGA
- a CDS encoding ABC transporter permease gives MSKKQKNNGSNSILELVRNNSVPLMFIIICAVCIPISGFSPGYLLNEIVTRLGRNAFLILSLLIPIMAGMGLNFGMTLGAMAGEIGLIFVADWQIWGIPGIILAMIISIPISILLGLFCGKMLNMAKGREMVTSYIISFFMNGLYQLVVLYMMGSIIPIIHSSIKLPRGYGVRNTVSLLHMRQYLDNLLAIHIGGVKIPVLTLIIIALLCLFIIWFRKTKLGQDMRAVGQDMDVAGDAGIKVERTRIIAIIMSTVFAGLGMVIYLQNMGNISTYSSHTQIGMFCIAALLVGGASVDRASIGNVFLGVILFHLMFIVAPKAGATITGDSMIGEYFRVFISYGVITVALIMYETKKRRAKGKAGQMLQLAQSEEGEN, from the coding sequence ATGAGTAAAAAACAGAAAAATAACGGCAGTAATAGCATTCTCGAACTAGTTCGGAATAACTCTGTGCCGCTGATGTTTATCATTATCTGCGCCGTCTGCATTCCGATATCCGGTTTTTCTCCGGGGTATCTGCTCAATGAGATTGTCACCAGATTGGGCAGGAATGCCTTCCTGATCCTGAGCCTGCTGATTCCCATTATGGCCGGCATGGGACTTAACTTCGGTATGACTCTGGGCGCTATGGCAGGTGAAATCGGCCTTATCTTTGTGGCCGACTGGCAGATATGGGGAATACCCGGCATTATCCTTGCCATGATCATTTCCATACCGATTTCCATTCTGCTGGGCCTTTTCTGCGGTAAGATGCTCAACATGGCCAAAGGCAGGGAGATGGTTACCAGCTATATCATCAGCTTCTTCATGAATGGTCTGTATCAGCTGGTGGTTCTGTACATGATGGGTTCCATTATTCCGATTATCCATTCCTCCATTAAGCTGCCAAGAGGTTATGGTGTCCGCAACACGGTCAGCCTTCTTCATATGAGGCAGTATCTGGACAATCTTCTGGCCATCCATATCGGAGGTGTCAAGATTCCGGTACTGACCCTTATTATCATTGCCCTGCTGTGTTTGTTTATCATATGGTTCCGCAAGACAAAGCTGGGCCAGGACATGCGTGCCGTTGGCCAGGATATGGATGTAGCCGGTGACGCAGGCATCAAGGTGGAGAGGACCCGTATTATCGCCATTATCATGTCAACGGTTTTCGCCGGACTTGGCATGGTTATCTACCTGCAGAATATGGGCAATATTTCCACCTACAGTTCCCATACACAGATTGGTATGTTCTGTATCGCAGCCCTGCTTGTGGGCGGAGCCTCTGTTGACAGGGCGTCCATTGGCAACGTATTCCTTGGAGTCATCCTGTTCCACCTGATGTTCATTGTGGCGCCCAAAGCAGGCGCAACCATTACCGGTGATTCCATGATTGGTGAGTATTTCCGTGTATTCATCTCCTATGGTGTTATCACCGTTGCTCTTATCATGTATGAGACGAAAAAACGAAGAGCTAAGGGCAAGGCTGGTCAGATGCTGCAGCTTGCACAGAGTGAGGAGGGGGAGAATTGA
- a CDS encoding DUF6672 family protein, producing the protein MRAKRTILFRIGAILLLLIIAGIMMVIGRGHTVYIDNKSIDYNGQTYTTPYKVVVYVDGEQVAKLRDKERGMATCIGQTFKMTLEITQEKGGSEEMVDVTVSLPHHMDGIAINLPAYMAGLPEEAYLSEFQVAPEVVEEESESSSDEIPVDGIPAEGIPSDI; encoded by the coding sequence TTGAGAGCGAAACGTACCATTCTATTCAGAATAGGAGCAATCCTACTCCTGCTCATTATCGCAGGTATTATGATGGTCATTGGCCGCGGACATACGGTGTATATAGATAATAAGTCCATTGATTATAATGGTCAGACCTATACCACACCTTATAAGGTAGTGGTGTATGTGGACGGTGAACAGGTAGCAAAACTCCGGGATAAGGAGAGAGGCATGGCTACCTGTATTGGCCAGACCTTTAAAATGACTCTGGAAATTACTCAGGAAAAAGGCGGAAGCGAAGAGATGGTCGATGTGACCGTTTCCCTGCCGCATCATATGGACGGCATTGCCATCAACCTGCCGGCGTATATGGCCGGGCTTCCTGAGGAAGCATACCTGTCCGAGTTCCAGGTTGCGCCGGAGGTGGTTGAAGAGGAGAGCGAATCATCATCCGATGAAATTCCGGTTGACGGAATTCCGGCAGAAGGGATACCTTCAGATATATAA